GCCCGGTGGTGACCTCTGCCGAAGGGCTGACCGCCGCCGGCTCGGACTCGGCGGCCCGGGGCGAGCCGGGCTCGACGACGGTGTGCGGGCCGGCTGCGCCGGCCGCGTTCCGGTTCCGGTCGGCCCGCTCGGCGAAGACGGCGATCAGCACCGAGCCGCCGATGCCGGCGATCACCGCGTACGGGGCGATCAGTTGGGTGGACAGCTGTGCCGGACCCAGTGCCGACCAGCGCGGCACGGTGGTCAGGTAGGCGAGCGCGACGAGCAGTGGACCGGCCGCGCCGGAGGCCGCCGCGCCGACCCGGTGCCCGGGCGACCTCGCGGCCCGTCGGGCGGCCAGCGCGCCGATCACCAGTGCGGGAACGAGCGCCAGCAGCGCACCCGGCCAGTAGAGCTGGTCCCCGATCCAGTATCGAGGGTGATCCGGGTCGAGCTGCCAGGTGCCGAGCTGGGCGCCGGTCAGCCCGCGTCCGACGCGTACCCCGTCGATCACCGAGACCACCGCGAGCAGCCAGAGCCAGGCGGCCGTCGCGGTCACGTTCAGCGCGGCGGTACGGGAGCGCAGCGCCCAGACCGCGACGAGCACGCCGATCAGGATGCCCAGTCCCGCGTGTACGGCGGCCACCCGTTGCGGGGCCCCGGTGTCGGCGCCCATCGCGACCCGCGCAGGTACGGAGACCAGCAGCACGGTGACCAGCCCGCCGATCCCGGCACCGAGCGCCAGGGCGATCCGTCGCAGCAGGCCCCCGTCCTCGTTGGGCAGGGCCTCGGACGCCCGCGCCGACCGGTCGCCCGTCTCGGCCGCTCGGTCCGTCGTCGTGGGGCCGCTGTCGTCGACCGCAGTCGGACGCCCGGTCGCGAGCGCCGCCCGGTCCGGCCGGGCCGCCTGGTCCGACCCGTCCGCCGGTCCCGGCTCGGGCACGGCGGGAGGCGTCGGCTCCGTGTCGGTCACCCTCGGATCGGCCACCGGCGGCACGGCCCGCTGGTGCAGCCGCTGCGCACAGACCGCACCCAGCACGGTCGAGCTGGCGGCGAGCCAGGTGGCCCAGGCGAGGCCGTCCGGCCATGCCGTCTCTGTGGCTCCGGCATCGGTTGGCGTCCAGGTGATGACGCCGAGCCCGTAGCCGAAGCCCAGTTGCGCGGCGCCAGCGCCGGCAGCGACCCCGATCGCCGTCGCGATCGATACTCCCCAGCCCCGTCTGGCCATGCCGGGCAGCGTAGCGTCCCGTCGTCGGCGCGGCGAGTCGCGACGACCCGCCGGGGTTGGCCGGCGGCGCAGCGTGTTGGGCGGCGACGGGTACGGTCGCCGGTGATGAGGCGGTGGGCGGTATGACGGACGCGAACACGGGTCGGCAGGATTCCGCTGGCGACCGGGACGACGGCGGTCCTGGACGGACCAGCGTGCTGCTGGGTGGCGGCCTGGTCGCCGTGCTCCTCGCCGCCGTCGGTGCGACCGGCGGCTGGCTGCTGGCCGGCGGGGACGACGGATCTCCGTCGGATCCGCTGGCGGTGACGACCGCGACCGGTGCGCCGACCGACCAGGCCACCGCACCCCGGCCCAGCACCGGCCGGACCACGCCCTCCACCCCCCGGACCTCCGGCACTGCGACGAAGGGGACCGGGCTGACCGTGCCACCGGTCGTGGGCACCGACTTCGTGCAGGCCCGGGACATGTTGCGCAAGCAGCGGCTGGGCTGGCGGTTGGTCTTCGGCACGGGCACCGGTCGTACGGTCGAGAGCAGCTCGCCCGCCGTGGGTACCGAGGTCGCCCGGGGCGCCACGGTGCAACTCCGCGTGGCCGGGCCCGCGCCGGCCGCCGAGGTGCCCGATGTGGTCGGCGACAACTGCTCCGATGCCGCCGACGACCTGGTCGACGAGGGGCTCTACCCGAGCTACCGCAGCGGACGCAGCGGAAAGGTCAGCCGGCAGGAACCGGCCGAGGACGGCCCGGCCCGCTGGAACGACAAGGTCAGCATCTGGTGCGGGACAGCAGCGCCACCCACCCAGGCGAGCCCGGAACCCACCCCCTGATCCCCGGCCCAGCGATCGACCATCACCACCGACCGCTTCGTGGGTGCCAGAGATCGGGGCGTCCGACCGCCGACACCGGTTCGGGCCGGGCGGTTCGGGCCGCTGATACCCGCCGATGACGGTGCGGGCGGTTAGGTTGACGGTCGAGGGCCATGGCGCCGGCCCGGTTCGGGAAAGGACGGTGCGATGAGCGACGACCGCCAGGGGCCGCCCACCGGGGACCACGACGACGACCGGACCCGACCCCTGCCGCCCGCCGCCGACCGGCCGGAGCCGCCACAACCAGCCGAGCCCGCCACCCCACCCCGCGCCGCGGCGCCGGACGAGACCGTGACGCACGACCGCACCGCGCAGCCGGACGAGACCGCGCCGCAGGACCGCACCGCGCAGCCGGACGAGACCGCGCCGCAGGACCGCACCGCGCAGCCGGACGAGACCGCGCCGATCGACCGCACCGCGCCGGCCGGCCCCGCCGCCGACCAGACCATGCCGATCGACCGCTCCGCGCTGCCGCAGCCGGGCACGCCGGCCGACCGCACCACACGGATGCCCCCGGAGCGGTCGACCCCGCCACCGTGGTCCGGGCGGGCGGAGGTGCGGGCGCCGCGACCGGCTGAGCCCGCCGGCGAGTGGTACGCCGAGGAGCAGGGTGGCCGCCGCTGGTGGCTGCCGATCCTCTGGGGCGTGCTCGCGCTGTTGTTCGCGGGCCTGCTCGGAGCCGCCCTCTGGGTGGTGCTCGCCGCGCAGGACGACAACCCGGACGACTCGCGGACCACGCCGTCACTTCCGCCGGCCAGTGCCACCACTGCCGCCCCGACCAGCGCGGCCCCCACCTCTGCGGCGCCGACCAGCCCGGCGACCACCGCGCCGGCCGAGGTACCGGTGCCCCCGCTCACCGGGCTGCCGCAGGCAACCGCCGAACGGCTGCTGGACCGGCTCGGTCTGACCTACCGGGTGGTGTACCGCGCGTCCGAGTTGCCGCCGGGGATGGTGGTGGGCACCGAGCCGGAGGCCGGCACGACGGTGCCGACCGACGAGGAGGTGCTGCTGGTCGTCTCCCAGGCCCGGCCCTCGACCGGGGCCAGCCCGACCGCGCCGAGCCCGACGGTGACGAACACGCCGTGACGGGTGCTCACCACATTCGGCGGCGCGTGCCGACCATGCCGAGGCCGGCCAGGGAGATGGTGAGGCCGAAGATCCCGGACCAGAACAGTGAGCGGCGGACGTCCGCGGCGGTGTCCTGGGCGGGAGCCGCCTCGGTGATCGCCTGCCGGCCGTCGGACTGACCGCCGGCACCGGCGCCAGCCGCAAGGCCGGTCGGCTCGGGGCCGTCTTCGAGGGCGTCGGCACCGATCCAACCGGGTTCGTCCACGGGCGGATCGGCGTCGACCACGGTGATCTCCGGTGCCGGCACCGGAGTGGTCAGCCGGGTCGACGACAATGCTGGGTCGCGGACCAGGACCACGAGTGCGGTCACCGCCCCGAGCAGGGCGAGCAGTCCAACGGCGTAGGCGATACGGGAGCGGTGATGCCGCCGCAGGGCGGGCTGATTGACCATGACCATCCCAGGCTCAGGGCCCTGGACGCGCGGGTAAAACGGTGCCGGGGTGGGCGTACCAATTCTATGGCGATGGCACGCCCACTGGCGGCGGATCGCGGTGGTCAGCCCACCCGGACCGGAGTACGGATGACGGGTCGCCGGGTCCGTACGGTGTGCGGACGGGGCTCCGGTGCGGACTGCACCTGTTGCAGCCCTTCCCGCTGGACGAAGATCGACCGTCGGGTGACCGCGTCGCCCGCGCTGTTCAATTCGTAGCCGTCGAGCCAGAGCCAACCGTCGTACGTCGGCCAGTCGAGCACCCGGATCACCCGGTACTTGATGGGCCTGAGGAACTGGACACTCGCCGCGCGAGTCACGTGCAGTACGTCACCGGAGCGGGGAAGCACATGGGCTCCTGGGGAGGTCGGCCGGCGGGGTGCCGGCGGTGACTGATCGGGGGAACGTCACGGCCCGGTGACGGGGTCTCGCCTCGTGGACCGGTGTTGCTTATGGTGGTGGTCGGGCCGTACTCCGCTGGTGGCGTGCCGCCACCCGACCATCACCCGGCTGCTTCCGGGAACCGCGCCCGCCGCCGCAGCTTGCCGGCGTGCAGCGGCGGGGTCATCACCCGGAGCAGGTCTCGGTGTCGCTGGCCGGGCCCACGTCGCGTCGGCTCTCCCCGGATCGGTGGGATCACCACACCGGGGGACCGGACGGAGACGCTGAGTGATCCGTGCCATACGGACAGAGTGCATCAGGGACGTGCTACATGCAAGTTGCACGTCGACTTTTGCCGATACGTGAGTTGCTCATGTAAAGCGGCGCTTGAAGCCATCCGCGTCCGGACGGCACACTGAGGGCCGGTTTCGCCCGTCGCGGCCGGCCGATGACCGGCACCACCCCCTTGCCGCGAACGCTCGCCGGTCGACGGTCGCGCCCCCGGCGGGTGGCAGCCAGTGGCGCGTCGACCGGAGGTAGCCCGAGTGGGGTCGAGCAGCCAGCGGCGAGGATCAGTGACGCAGTGGTTGCGCCATGAGTGAGCGGCGCAGTCCGACCATCCGGCGGCGGCGGCTCGGTGCCGAGCTGCGCCGTCAGCGGGAATCTGCCGGGATCACCATCGAGGTGGTCGCCGAGCAGTTGGAGTGTTCGGCGTCGAAGGTCTCGCGGATCGAGACCGGGCACACCACGGCCACCCCGCGCGATGTGCGCGACATGCTGCGGATCTACGGCGTGGTGGGTGCCGAGAGCGACGAGCTCGTGCAGATCGCCCGGGAGGCCCGGCAGAAGGGCTGGTGGCACCCGTACAGCACGGTGCTGGTCGGGGCGTACGTCGGGCTGGAGGCCGCGGCGAGTTCGATCCGGGCGTACGAACAGCAGGTGGTGCCCGGCCTTTTGGAGACCGAGGAGTACGCCGGGGCGATGATCCGCGCCGCCCGGCCGGACTTCACGGCCGATCAGGTACATCAGCGGGTGCGTGTCCGTCTGGGCCGTCAGTCGTTGTTGACGCAGGACGATCCGGTCGATCTGTGGGTGGTGCTCGATGAGGCGGTGGTAAGCAGGCCGGTGGGCGGGGACGAGGTGATGCGCGGCCAGCTCAAACGGCTGGTCGAGGTTGCCGAACTGCCGAACGTGACGTTGCAGATCCTGCCCTTCGAGGTGGGGGCGCACGCCGGCATGGACGGGACCTTCACGATCCTCAGCTTCCCCGAGCCCGGTGATCCGGATGTCGTGTACGCGGAGAACGCCACGGGTGGGCTCTTCCTGGAGAAGAGCGACGAACTACAGAAGTACAGTTTCATCTTCGATCACATCCGAGCTGCGGCCATTCGTCCGGAGGAGTCCGTCGCACACATCGCAAAACTGGCAGAGGAGCCGTTGTGGAAATGGCGACCAAGGGGTTCCCCGTGGACCTGACGCAGGCAACGTGGTTCAAGAGCTCGAAGAGCGGGCCGAACTGTGACAACTGCGTGGAGGTGGCGTACGTGACCGGGGCGGTCGGAGTACGGGACTCGAAGGACAAGGCCGGCCCGGCCCTGATCTTCGCCTCGGGTGACTGGCACGCCTTCGTCGCCGGCACCAGGGGTGGTGCGTTCGGCTCGGCCTGACCGCGCGGTCAACGGAGTCCCCGTCCGGTCTCGACCGGACGGGAACCTTCCCGTGTCCGCGCGCCGGGCTCGGGTGGCCGCGCTGCCGGCAGGGTCGGCGAGGTTCCGTCGGGATTCCCGTCGCCACAGCGGGTCCGTCTCGTTGAACCGGTCGGTACGGCGCTGGTCGACGACCCGCCGCACCGCTCCGCAACCGAGCGAGGTAGGCGAGACGGATGACGACGATCGGGTCTGACAACCTCACCAACGGTCCGGGCAAGCCGGAGCGGTTCGGTGGGAAGTACCGCGGGGCGCGTCGGGACACCGTGCTGACCGAGGTGGTCTCGACCGACCAGGAGATGAGCGGGCGGGAGGCGTCGGCGACCGAGGCGGCAGACCCGCCGCTCTCCCTGCCGTCGCTGGACCCGAACCCGCTGGTCGAGCCGTCCTTCCCGCCGACCGGCTGGCCGATGGAGCCCACCGGATCGTTGGCTGACCACCCGTTGCTGCGTGGCCTGCTGATGGAGTTGCCGCCGAAGGGCAGCGTGCCGCCCCCGGGCTGGCTGGACCGCTGGTTCGAGGCGACCCGGGCGATCCTGGAGTTGCTATACGTGCAGGGGCCCGGCCGCTCGCGCTGACCGTTCTGCGTCCGGCCGGGCGCGTTCGGCGAGCCGGCTGTGCCGTAGCGCGTGCCGGACGCCGATGGCGATCACCACGAGCGCGCCCACGGTGATCGCCGGCCCGGTGACGCCCGGTGTGGCGAAGAGGCCGGTGCCGCTCGCCGCGACCAATGCGGGCACCGTCAACACACCGGTGACCTGCAACGGTAACCCGATCAGCGGGTGGGCAGCGGCGGCCCGAAGGCCGTACGGCGCGGGCGTCTCCGGCGCGGTGGCGAACGCTCCCGCGCCGGCCCAGAGCCGGCGCACCCGGCGTACGGTGCAGACCGCCACCACGAGGGCGGGAATCCCGGCGATATCGAGGGCGGCGGCGGCCTGGTCGGCCGAAGTGTTTCCGGCACTGAACAACCCGGCCGCAAGCACGGTCACCGTGAGCGTCAGGCCCACGAGGGTCAGGATGAGCAGGTGTCCAGCGCGTCGGCGCAGTGCGCGGGCGCGGTCCAGCCGGGGCAGGCCGTCCGCGACCACGCCAGCGGCCAGCCACAGGATCGCGATCGGCAGCAGGGCGGCGAGGGGGCTCTCCATGCTGGTCAGCCTTTCCGATCGCGGCCGTCCGCGAATCCGGGCGCAGCCCGCGTTCGTCCCGGATGCCGTCCCCGTAGGGGGCATCCTTTCCGCGTTATGAACGATGCGACATGTTTATCTTCATCACTGCGTTGGCCTACTCTCGGAAAGATCGGCCGTCATGGATCTGAGCGGAACCCGCGTCGGGCGGCTGCCGGTCGGAGGGAGGTAAGAGATGCGTCTTGCCCACAGGTCCGTACTCGTTGGGGTGGCCACACTGACCGTGTTGGCCGCTGCCACACCCGCCCTAGCCGCCGAACCGACCGGAGCCATCCGGGCGGCGGGTGGGGACACGGCCGTCGCGGACAGCTACATCGTCGTCTTCAAGGACACCGCCGTCAGCCGGGGCACGGTCGGCGACAACGCGGAACGGCTGGTCGGCCGGCACGGCGGCACGGTGGCCCGCACCTACGGCGCGGCGCTGCGCGGCTTCGAGATCCGGGTCGGCGCGAAGGCCGCCGCACGGATCGCCGCCGATCCGGCGGTGGCGTACGTCGAGCAGAACCACACCGTCTCGATCGCCGGCACCCAGACCAACCCGCCATCCTGGGGCCTGGACCGGATCGACCAGCGGAACCTGCCCCTGA
The nucleotide sequence above comes from Micromonospora sp. NBC_00389. Encoded proteins:
- a CDS encoding PASTA domain-containing protein; amino-acid sequence: MSDDRQGPPTGDHDDDRTRPLPPAADRPEPPQPAEPATPPRAAAPDETVTHDRTAQPDETAPQDRTAQPDETAPQDRTAQPDETAPIDRTAPAGPAADQTMPIDRSALPQPGTPADRTTRMPPERSTPPPWSGRAEVRAPRPAEPAGEWYAEEQGGRRWWLPILWGVLALLFAGLLGAALWVVLAAQDDNPDDSRTTPSLPPASATTAAPTSAAPTSAAPTSPATTAPAEVPVPPLTGLPQATAERLLDRLGLTYRVVYRASELPPGMVVGTEPEAGTTVPTDEEVLLVVSQARPSTGASPTAPSPTVTNTP
- a CDS encoding DUF397 domain-containing protein, whose translation is MATKGFPVDLTQATWFKSSKSGPNCDNCVEVAYVTGAVGVRDSKDKAGPALIFASGDWHAFVAGTRGGAFGSA
- a CDS encoding helix-turn-helix domain-containing protein; amino-acid sequence: MSERRSPTIRRRRLGAELRRQRESAGITIEVVAEQLECSASKVSRIETGHTTATPRDVRDMLRIYGVVGAESDELVQIAREARQKGWWHPYSTVLVGAYVGLEAAASSIRAYEQQVVPGLLETEEYAGAMIRAARPDFTADQVHQRVRVRLGRQSLLTQDDPVDLWVVLDEAVVSRPVGGDEVMRGQLKRLVEVAELPNVTLQILPFEVGAHAGMDGTFTILSFPEPGDPDVVYAENATGGLFLEKSDELQKYSFIFDHIRAAAIRPEESVAHIAKLAEEPLWKWRPRGSPWT
- a CDS encoding PASTA domain-containing protein yields the protein MTDANTGRQDSAGDRDDGGPGRTSVLLGGGLVAVLLAAVGATGGWLLAGGDDGSPSDPLAVTTATGAPTDQATAPRPSTGRTTPSTPRTSGTATKGTGLTVPPVVGTDFVQARDMLRKQRLGWRLVFGTGTGRTVESSSPAVGTEVARGATVQLRVAGPAPAAEVPDVVGDNCSDAADDLVDEGLYPSYRSGRSGKVSRQEPAEDGPARWNDKVSIWCGTAAPPTQASPEPTP